Proteins encoded together in one Kutzneria kofuensis window:
- a CDS encoding GPW/gp25 family protein: MSQDFVGAGWAFPLGVSPRGGIELVRREVELEQAMRLILATYPGERPMRPAFGSRLRDFVFRPADAATAAELAEEVRNALLRWEARVDVELVDVRPDPDDRSVLYIDISYRIKHTNDRRNLVFPFYTIPEDGSDY; encoded by the coding sequence GTGTCACAGGACTTCGTCGGCGCCGGGTGGGCGTTCCCGCTGGGCGTGTCGCCGCGCGGCGGCATCGAGCTGGTCCGCCGCGAGGTGGAGCTGGAGCAGGCCATGCGGCTGATCCTGGCCACCTATCCCGGCGAGCGACCGATGCGGCCGGCGTTCGGCAGCCGGCTGCGGGACTTCGTGTTCCGGCCGGCCGACGCGGCGACCGCCGCGGAGCTGGCCGAGGAGGTCCGCAACGCGCTGCTGCGCTGGGAGGCCCGGGTAGACGTCGAACTCGTGGACGTGCGGCCGGATCCGGACGACCGCAGCGTGCTGTACATCGACATCAGCTACCGGATCAAGCACACCAACGACCGCCGCAACCTGGTGTTCCCGTTCTACACCATCCCCGAGGACGGGAGTGACTACTGA
- a CDS encoding putative baseplate assembly protein, whose product MALPVPNLDDRRFQDLVDDAKRMVMRRCPEWTDHNVSDPGVTLIETFAYMTDQLLFRLNQVPDRLYVKFLDMIGLRLIPATPAEVPVTFWLSAPAITSVGVAMGTSVATPRTDLEESILFSTRRDLQIVPCALSQVATQSIEDDAPVERTEELKLGRHFGAFSASPQVDDVLLVGLTDPVPSCVVRLDFDCHVEGVGVHPEQPPLVWEAWTGAGWTECLVSRDDTGALNKAGGVLVHVPDTHEASVLVGQRAGWLRARVIAVPEGFPTYSDSPVIMGLAASTVGGTVEAIHAEIVDVELLGMSEGVAGQQFRISRSPLLGGVASPVVEVSSDDGWQEWQQVSGFAWSGASDRHYVLDEVAGTVTFGPAVRDADGSIRQHGAVPDAGESVRIRRYATGGGRQGNVGKGTIRTLKSSIPFVDRVENLEFAKGGVDAETIDEAKARGPILLRTRSRAVTAEDYEAIVREIAPELARVRCVTAGEDDVQAGAVRVLVVPAVAEEGGIKLAELVPEEDMLRRIADHLDQVRLIGTRVLVEPPRYRGVTVVTRIIARPRVDTARVRADALSALYAYLNPISGGPDGTGWPFGRPVPAGEIFGLLQRVRGVDMVEDVRLFGANPVTGVREGESQRIELDPCSLVFSYEHQVRVEQH is encoded by the coding sequence ATGGCGCTGCCGGTGCCCAACCTCGACGACCGCCGGTTCCAGGACCTGGTGGACGACGCCAAGCGCATGGTGATGCGCCGCTGTCCGGAGTGGACGGACCACAACGTGTCCGACCCGGGCGTGACCCTGATCGAGACCTTCGCGTACATGACCGACCAGCTGCTGTTCCGGCTCAACCAGGTGCCCGACCGGCTGTACGTGAAGTTCCTGGACATGATCGGCCTGCGGCTGATCCCCGCCACCCCCGCCGAGGTTCCGGTCACGTTCTGGCTGTCCGCGCCGGCGATCACCTCGGTCGGCGTCGCCATGGGCACCAGCGTGGCGACGCCTCGTACCGACCTGGAGGAGTCGATCCTGTTCAGCACGCGCCGCGATCTCCAGATCGTGCCCTGCGCGCTGAGCCAGGTCGCCACCCAGTCCATCGAGGACGATGCCCCGGTCGAGCGGACCGAGGAGCTCAAGCTGGGCCGGCACTTCGGCGCGTTCAGCGCGTCGCCGCAGGTCGACGACGTGCTGCTGGTCGGGCTGACCGATCCCGTGCCGAGCTGCGTGGTGCGGCTGGACTTCGACTGCCACGTCGAGGGTGTCGGCGTGCATCCCGAGCAGCCGCCGCTGGTGTGGGAGGCGTGGACCGGAGCCGGGTGGACGGAGTGCCTGGTCAGCCGGGACGACACCGGCGCTTTGAACAAGGCCGGCGGCGTGCTGGTGCACGTGCCGGACACGCATGAGGCGTCCGTCCTGGTCGGACAGCGCGCGGGGTGGTTGCGGGCCAGGGTGATCGCCGTGCCGGAGGGCTTCCCGACCTACAGCGACTCGCCGGTGATCATGGGCCTGGCGGCGTCGACCGTCGGCGGCACCGTGGAGGCGATCCACGCCGAGATCGTCGACGTCGAGTTGTTGGGAATGTCGGAAGGCGTTGCCGGGCAGCAGTTCCGGATCTCCCGGTCGCCGCTGCTGGGCGGCGTGGCGTCGCCGGTGGTGGAGGTCAGCTCCGACGACGGCTGGCAGGAATGGCAGCAGGTGAGCGGCTTTGCCTGGAGCGGCGCCTCGGACCGGCACTATGTGCTCGACGAGGTCGCCGGCACCGTGACGTTCGGCCCGGCCGTTCGTGACGCCGACGGCAGCATTCGCCAGCACGGGGCCGTGCCGGACGCCGGTGAGTCCGTGCGGATCCGGCGCTATGCCACCGGCGGCGGCCGGCAGGGCAACGTCGGCAAGGGGACCATTCGCACCTTGAAGTCGTCGATCCCGTTCGTGGACCGGGTGGAGAACCTGGAGTTCGCCAAGGGCGGCGTCGATGCCGAGACGATCGACGAGGCCAAGGCCCGAGGCCCGATCCTGTTGCGTACCAGGAGCCGGGCCGTCACCGCCGAGGACTACGAGGCGATCGTCCGGGAGATCGCGCCCGAGCTGGCGCGGGTCCGCTGCGTGACCGCCGGCGAGGACGACGTGCAGGCCGGTGCCGTGCGGGTGCTGGTCGTGCCGGCGGTCGCCGAGGAGGGCGGCATCAAGCTGGCGGAGTTGGTGCCCGAGGAGGACATGCTGCGGCGGATCGCCGATCACCTCGACCAGGTTCGGCTCATCGGCACCCGGGTACTCGTCGAGCCGCCGCGCTACCGTGGCGTCACCGTCGTCACCCGGATCATCGCCCGGCCGCGCGTCGACACTGCTCGCGTCCGGGCCGACGCGCTGTCGGCCTTGTACGCGTACCTCAATCCGATCAGCGGCGGCCCCGACGGAACCGGCTGGCCCTTCGGCCGTCCCGTCCCCGCCGGCGAGATCTTCGGTTTGCTGCAACGGGTTCGCGGCGTGGACATGGTCGAGGACGTTCGCCTGTTCGGGGCCAACCCCGTGACCGGTGTGCGCGAGGGGGAGAGCCAGCGCATCGAGCTGGACCCGTGCAGCCTCGTCTTTTCGTACGAGCACCAGGTGAGAGTGGAGCAGCACTGA
- a CDS encoding phage tail protein I, whose amino-acid sequence MRGTVPGLPTAVPLSAMLPGIYQEDPFTVRFIAGFDDVLAPVLSTLDNLAAYLDPALAPEDFLAWLAGWVGLELDESWPVERQRAAIAHAAQMYRMRGTVSGLRDNLEVLTGGRVRIADSGGVAWSATPGAEFPGQDHPRLAVRVSVADPSSVSVSAVDAVVSAAKPAHVVHRVEVVAS is encoded by the coding sequence ATGCGTGGCACCGTGCCCGGCCTGCCGACGGCCGTTCCGCTGTCGGCCATGCTACCGGGCATCTACCAAGAGGATCCTTTCACAGTACGGTTCATCGCCGGCTTCGACGACGTTCTCGCCCCCGTGTTGTCTACTTTGGACAACTTGGCCGCCTACCTCGACCCCGCGCTGGCCCCCGAGGACTTCCTCGCCTGGCTGGCCGGCTGGGTCGGCCTCGAACTGGACGAGAGCTGGCCCGTGGAGCGGCAGCGGGCCGCCATCGCCCATGCCGCCCAGATGTACCGGATGCGTGGCACCGTTTCGGGTCTTCGCGACAACCTCGAAGTCCTCACCGGCGGCCGGGTTCGCATCGCCGACAGCGGCGGCGTCGCCTGGTCGGCCACCCCCGGCGCCGAGTTCCCCGGCCAGGACCACCCCCGCCTGGCCGTCCGGGTCTCCGTCGCCGACCCGAGTTCCGTGTCCGTGAGTGCCGTCGACGCCGTCGTGTCCGCCGCCAAGCCGGCACACGTCGTGCACAGGGTGGAGGTGGTTGCGTCGTGA
- a CDS encoding discoidin domain-containing protein, whose product MEAALVAPLHATPTPPKPDTLSVLPEREQKRVTAVVKKPPTRRLQPGDLICGDCGEGNPDTRKFCSRCGASLLAAEVVKTPWWRKILPKRRTKVRKALERTAKDRKAKRTATGTAFSAVFKTIRALVAVVLVLGGIAYGSLPAVRTWVNNQVASWQQDAQSALDLTYAPVHPTKVTATLEEPTHPADQSADSISNTFWAAPTNKGEATLVFTFDRPVNIDKAIIQNGDNDKFDQYFRVERLHLVFSNGKTDDLQLKDQPDPQEFTVQNGHNVTSIEMHVMATYQSLHGTDVALSEVELFQRS is encoded by the coding sequence GTGGAGGCAGCCCTCGTCGCCCCGCTCCACGCCACCCCCACCCCGCCCAAGCCCGACACGCTCTCCGTTCTCCCCGAGCGCGAGCAGAAGCGGGTGACGGCCGTCGTCAAGAAGCCGCCGACGCGGCGGCTGCAGCCCGGCGACCTGATCTGCGGGGACTGCGGGGAGGGCAACCCCGACACCCGGAAGTTCTGCAGCCGGTGCGGGGCCAGCCTGTTGGCGGCCGAGGTGGTGAAGACGCCGTGGTGGCGGAAGATCCTGCCGAAGCGGCGTACCAAGGTCCGCAAGGCCCTGGAGCGGACGGCCAAGGACCGCAAGGCGAAGCGGACCGCCACCGGCACGGCGTTCAGCGCGGTGTTCAAGACGATCCGGGCGCTGGTCGCCGTCGTGCTGGTGCTGGGCGGCATCGCGTACGGGTCGCTGCCGGCGGTGCGTACCTGGGTGAACAACCAGGTGGCGTCGTGGCAGCAGGACGCGCAGTCGGCGCTGGACCTGACGTACGCGCCGGTCCATCCGACCAAGGTCACGGCCACGCTGGAGGAGCCGACCCACCCGGCCGACCAGTCGGCGGACAGCATCAGCAACACCTTCTGGGCCGCTCCCACGAACAAGGGGGAGGCCACGCTGGTGTTCACCTTCGACCGCCCGGTGAACATCGACAAGGCGATCATCCAGAACGGCGACAACGACAAGTTCGACCAGTACTTCCGGGTGGAGCGCCTGCACCTGGTGTTCTCCAACGGCAAGACCGACGACCTGCAGCTGAAGGACCAGCCCGACCCGCAGGAGTTCACCGTCCAGAACGGCCACAACGTCACCAGCATCGAAATGCACGTGATGG